Proteins encoded by one window of Scatophagus argus isolate fScaArg1 chromosome 4, fScaArg1.pri, whole genome shotgun sequence:
- the smarcad1a gene encoding SWI/SNF-related matrix-associated actin-dependent regulator of chromatin subfamily A containing DEAD/H box 1A: MSMFNLDRFRFDKKAATTTNKDKGCGSKSPESEKENKPAQKPVKAPPKSHARGVVFEEVITIDLEEDELLSETKSKIPLTRKSKNPTGKSAKNVESYHTDDEDIEIEEKMNRLLEMFPQSTRTELLEVIGSTSTLDGAVNACLKRFADGAADQGRKRKQDGSSSSQDSGEIQPRKKSRSLSVVSGEDTNEGKEPSWEKQEAMVRRLQKKFPDQDKEELRMVLQEHDWNVQDALQVLQMFSDTDNTSFSSPETEEKKFSKSKSKDTTSRDHKKLKHHKDHRDNERRNRNISESEESIDDTDVTKDSEDSSSDSEDSKGSKKTTSSSTLDTWFKKGSDSVSSSSSIKKTATSSSMKPSSSSSTVQMLSRFASGTSIAKKQAAESKRKARASDEHVSSEGENDDEDTVSTEFEDSDDELDNKGGMTELKNEILTFFQNASLDELSLISGCSVKKAQKILELRPFDSWQSLVDVFHKNNGLSEDLLLGCRVVLKERKVVLGLMSKCETISSKMVKQVTEVMEKGTGTMKQPHILNSQFQLKPYQLIGLKWLLLLHEHKLSGILADEMGLGKTIQAIAFLSQLYQNGIEGPHLITVPASTLDNWVRELKLWCPSLKVVVYYGSMEDRRYLRHDILNEYVEFNVIVTTYNLAIGNDSDRSLFRKLRLKYAVFDEGHMLKNMNSLRYRHLMAINAEHRLLLTGTPLQNNLLELMSLLNFIMPSMFSSSTTQLSKMFSMKSHEEQSPFERDRISQAKLIMKPFILRRVKSEVLKQLPAKEETIESCSMSEKQQVLYQNLFRKLKNSTNGEKRELCNVMMQLRKMANHPLLHRQYYSTEKLKAMSKLMLKEPTHFDADAALIQEDMEVMSDFELHRLCQQYSSIGSYQLETDLLLDSGKFHHLTGLLGSLKNNGDRVVLFSQFTMMLDIVEVLLKHLKHRYVRLDGSTPIADRIVLIDEFNTDPDIFVFLLSTRAGGLGINLTSANVVILHDIDCNPYNDKQAEDRCHRVGQTRTVKVIKLISKDSIEDCILQLGQKKLKLEQDMTTADQGDVGTIPEDMASLLKASLGL; this comes from the exons ATGAGTATGTTCAATCTTGACCGTTTTCGTTTTGACAAGAAAGCAGCAACGACAACAAACAAAGATAAGGGCTGCGGCTCCAAAAGTCCCGAGTCTGAGAAGGAGAACAAGCCAG CTCAGAAACCTGTCAAAGCCCCACCAAAGTCACATGCCCGAGGAGTGGTTTTTGAAGAAGTCATTACCATTGACTTGGAGGAGGATGAGCTGCTCTCtgaaacaaaatccaaaatacCACTAACTAGGAAATCCAA GAATCCCACAGGGAAATCAGCCAAAAATGTGGAATCGTATCACACAGATGACGAGGACATTGAAattgaagagaaaatgaacagaCTACTGGAGATGTTCCCTCAGTCAACACGGACTGAGCTACTGGAG GTCATTGGGAGCACAAGCACATTAGATGGGGCTGTAAATGCATGTCTTAAAAGGTTTGCTGATGGAG CGGCAGACCAAGGCAGGAAGAGAAAGCAAGATGGATCCAGTAGTTCTCAGGACAGTGGTGAGATTCAGCCCAGAAAGAAGAGCCGGTCATTGTCAGTG GTTTCTGGTGAAGACACCAATGAAGGCAAAGAGCCAAGCTGGGAGAAGCAGGAAGCCATGGTTAGAAGACTCCAGAAAAAGTTTCCAGACCAGGACAAGGAg GAGCTGCGTATGGTTCTGCAGGAACACGACTGGAACGTTCAAGATGCTCTGCAGGTCCTGCAGATGTTCTCAGATACTG ataATACTAGCTTCAGCTCAcctgagacagaagaaaagaaatttaGTAAATCCAAGAGCAAAGACACAACAAGCAGGGATCACAAAAAGTTGAAGCACCACAAAGATCACAGAGACAATGAAAGAAGGAACCGAAATATTAGTGAATCAGAGGAGAGCATAGATGACACTGATGTTACAAAGGACAGTGAGGACAGCAGTTCGGACTCAGAAGATAGCAAAGGTTCCAAAAAGACAACCAGTTCTTCCACGCTGGATACATGGTTTAAAAAAGGCTCAGATTCAGTATCTTCATCCTCCTCTATCAAGAAAACTGCTACCTCTTCTTCCATGAAGCCATCGTCCTCTTCCTCTACTGTTCAGATGCTGTCCAGGTTTGCCAGTGGGACCAGTATAGCTAAGAAGCAGGCAGCAGAGAGCAAGAGGAAGGCGCGTGCCTCAGATGAACATGTCAGCTCTGAGGGGGAAAATGACGATGAAGACACAGTTAGCACGGAGTTTGAGGACTCTGACGATGAGCTTGACAATAAAGGTGGCATGACAGAACTGAAGAATGAGATCCTCACGTTCTTCCAGAATGCGTCTCTGGACGAGCTGTCACTGATCTCTGGGTGCTCGGTTAAAAAAGCTCAGAAGATTTTGGAACTGAGACCTTTTGACAGCTGGCAAAGCCTG gTTGATGTTTTTCACAAGAACAATGGGCTGTCGGAGGACTTACTGCTGGGTTGCAGAGTCGTACTCAAAGAACGGAAGGTAGTTCTAGGGCTCATGTCCAAATGTGAGACCATTTCCTCAAAAATGGTCAAACAGGTCACTGAGGTGATGGAGAAGGGAACAGGGACAATGAAACAACCCCACATACTCAACAGCCA GTTCCAGCTGAAGCCCTACCAGCTGATTGGCCTAAAAtggctgctgcttctgcacGAACACAAACTGAGTGGTATCCTTGCTGATGAAATG gGTTTGGGGAAAACTATCCAAGCTATTGCATTTCTGTCCCAGCTGTACCAGAATGGAATAGAGGGACCTCACCTCATCACTGTACCAGCCTCCACACTGG ATAACTGGGTCAGAGAGCTGAAGCTGTGGTGTCCAAGCCTTAAAGTTGTAGTCTATTATG GATCTATGGAGGACCGCCGCTACCTCAGACACGACATCCTTAATGAATATGTTGAGTTCAACGTCATTGTGACCAC GTATAACTTGGCCATAGGAAATGATAGCGATCGTAGCCTTTTCCGCAAGCTGCGTCTGAAGTATGCGGTGTTCGATGAAGGCCACATGCTGAAGAACATGAACTCTCTGCGCTACCGCCACCTTATGGCTATAAAT GCTGAGCATCGTTTGCTGCTGACAGGAACTCCTTTACAGAACAACCTCTTAGAGCTGATGTCTCTCCTGAACTTCATCATGCCGTCTATGTTCTCCAGCTCCACTACACAgctttccaaaatgttttctatG AAATCCCACGAGGAGCAGAGCCCTTTCGAGAGGGATCGTATTTCTCAGGCCAAACTCATCATGAAGCCTTTTATCCTCAGAAGAGTCAAGAGTGAG GTCCTCAAGCAGCTACCAGCCAAGGAAGAGACAATAGAGTCCTGCTCAATGAGTGAAAAACAGCAGGTTCTCTATCAGAACCTCTTTCGAAAACTCAAGAATTCAACCAATGGCGAGA AGCGTGAGTTGTGTAATGTGATGATGCAGTTGAGGAAGATGGCCAACCACCCTCTGCTTCACAGACAATATTACAGCACAGAAAAGCTCAAAGCTATGAGCAAACTCATGCTCAAG GAACCAACTCACTTTGATGCAGATGCTGCTCTGATCCAGGAGGACATGGAAGTTATGTCAGACTTCGAACTTCACCGTCTGTGCCAACAGTATTCCTCCATCGGTTCCTACCAGCTTGAAACCGATCTACTGCTCGACTCTGGGAAATTCCACCACCTCACAGGGCTGCTGGGCTCGCTTAAAAACAAT GGAGACAGAGTGGTCTTATTCAGTCAGTTCACCATGATGCTTGACATTGTGGAAGTGCTGCTCAAACATCTTAAGCATCGATACGTCAGACTGGATGGATCCACACCCATAGCTGACAG GATTGTGCTGATTGATGAGTTCAACACGGATCCTGACatttttgtgttcctgttgtCAACACGTGCTGGTGGCCTGGGCATTAACCTCACCTCAGCTAATGTTGTCATCCTACACGACATCGACTGCAATCCCTACAATGACAAACAGGCAGAGGACAGATGCCACCGTGTGGGCCAGACCAG GACTGTAAAGGTGATTAAGCTGATCAGTAAAGACAGCATAGAGGACTGCATACTGCAGCTGGGCCAGAAGAAACTAAAGCTGGAGCAGGACATGACCACTGCTGATCAGG GTGATGTGGGGACCATACCTGAAGATATGGCATCTTTGCTCAAAGCCTCACTGGGACTGTga
- the prf1.5 gene encoding perforin 1.5, which produces MINNIQSKGIMRAAGYQWSNHVLFTLALLLMLEVCRLQGCQIGSGSECEKAPFVPGHNLAGEGFDVVRMRRTGAYVINVKGHLADNHTCTLCPNRFQKGQIQRLPAAVIDWRPFSRCSKQLSSALHHSLDSLLRSSSSLVNNNWGLGLSLENIGNAVLGGSRSDLAKFARSQHSVDKATFAIHEISCTYYSYRLSDHPPLSTEFTKHLKRLPQRLNTSQDRALYRRLIDTYGTHYIHQVQLGGKVRRVTAFRTCLATLKGFSESDVKNCLNAELRMALGFLPANASFSNKCDNLLKGNMSMGFYQGFMTHKIEVIGGERYFPDILYQQDLSEAYNSWMNSLHDNPDVVSYAIFPLHHLVDDSQISANLRSTVTEYIKENQLKEDQFGLKNCSPTPNLDHNCCPLRAGRGTLRLAIHRAAGLKADTFTKTDAYVRIFYNGMYEETETVMDDNNPVWNTTYGFGSVELGQELRLEVWDRDVLYNDVAGRCVVFPERGTHSLSCQLSRGVLYFTYTVKCDAHLTGFRCGRYSPSAE; this is translated from the exons ATGATAAATAACATACAGTCTAAG GGAATCATGCGAGCTGCAGGATATCAATGGAGCAACCACGTCCTGTTTACACTGGCTTTACTGCTCATGTTGGAAGTCTGCAGGCTCCAAGGCTGTCAGATTGGCTCGGGGTCAGAGTGTGAGAAAGCCCCCTTTGTCCCAGGCCACAACCTAGCAGGAGAGGGTTTTGATGTGGTGCGAATGCGTCGAACAGGAGCATACGTAATCAATGTCAAAGGTCATCTGGCTGACAACCACACCTGCACACTGTGTCCAAACCGCTTTCAAAAAGGACAG ATTCAGAGACTCCCAGCAGCAGTGATCGACTGGCGTCCCTTCAGCCGCTGCAGCAAGCAGCTCTCTAGTGCCCTCCACCATTCTCTGGATTCCCTGCTGCGCAGCTCCAGCTCCCTGGTTAACAACAACTGGGGTCTGGGTTTGAGTTTAGAGAACATTGGCAATGCAGTGCTGGGGGGAAGCCGCTCAGACTTGGCAAAGTTTGCTCGTTCACAGCACAGTGTGGACAAGGCCACTTTTGCCATCCACGAAATCAGCTGCACCTACTACAG ctaCAGACTCTCTGATCATCCCCCACTGAGTACAGAGTtcacaaaacatctgaaaagacttccacagaggttaaatacaaGCCAGGACAGAGCCCTATACAGACGCCTGATAGACACTTATGGAACGCACTACATACACCAG GTCCAGCTTGGTGGTAAGGTGAGGCGAGTCACTGCCTTCAGGACCTGTCTGGCAACGCTGAAGGGCTTCTCCGAGTCAGACGTCAAAAACTGCCTGAATGCTGAACTTCGAATGGCTCTTGGTTTCCTCCCTGCGAATGCATCCTTCTCCAACAAGTGTGACAATCTCCTGAAGGGTAACATGAGCATGGGCTTCTACCAAGGCTTCATGACCCATAAGATTGAAGTAATTGGAGGGGAGAGGTACTTCCCTGACATCCTTTACCAGCAGGACTTGTCTGAAGCATACAACAGCTGGATGAATAGCCTCCACGACAACCCTGATGTGGTCTCCTACGCCATCTTCCCTCTGCATCATCTGGTGGACGACTCACAGATCAGTGCTAATCTGAGAAGCACTGTCACTGAGTACATCAAAGAGAACCAACTGAAGGAGGACCAGTTTGGTTTGAAGAACTGCTCCCCAACTCCAAATCTGGACCACAACTGCTGTCCCTTACGGGCTGGAAGAGGAACTCTCCGACTGGCGATTCACAGAGCTGCGGGTCTGAAGGCAGACACTTTTACAAAAACGGACGCTTACGTGAGGATTTTCTACAATGGCATGTACGAGGAAACGGAAACGGTGATGGACGACAATAACCCTGTGTGGAACACGACCTATGGCTTTGGATCAGTAGAACTGGGTCAGGAGTTGAGGCTTGAAGTGTGGGATAGAGATGTGCTTTACAATGATGTAGCAGGAAGATGTGTCGTCTTCCCCGAGCGCGGAACCCACTCTTTAAGCTGTCAGCTGAGCAGAGGAGTTCTGTACTTCACCTACACCGTTAAATGTGATGCCCACTTGACGGGCTTCAGGTGTGGACGATACTCTCCTAGCGCTGAGTAG